From the genome of Rhinolophus ferrumequinum isolate MPI-CBG mRhiFer1 chromosome 24, mRhiFer1_v1.p, whole genome shotgun sequence:
GGTAGCTGGCAGAGGGCATAGGAAGTGCAAAGGAGATAGCGCATGTGAGGTTGAGATGTGAGGGGGTATCCTGGTCCTTGGGCAGCAGACGCAGGAGGGCAGGTGCATGGGCTGGTGCACAGCTGTGTGTTTGTGTTCTAGGAGGCCAATGGCCCAGCTGATGGCTATGCCGCCATTGCCCAGGTTGACAGGCTGACACAGGAACCCGAGAGCATCCGCAAATGGAGAGAGGAGCAGAAGAAACGGCTGCAGGAGCTGGGTGAGGGCACAAGGCTGGGGTGCCCCCAACCTGGGCTCCCAGCTGGGATGGTTGTTGGGGAcaagggggaggtggggaagcCTTAGGATGTATGGGGCGCTGCACTGCCTGAATGTGGGAGTTGTGTGGGGATGACCCCTGGGGCCGAGGGAGAAGCAGCCAGAGCAGCCGTGCCTTCCCCTCCCTGTGGGAAAGCTGCCACTCATTCTCCTGTGGGCGTTGCAGATGCTGCCTCCAAGGTGACAGAACAGGAGTGGCGGGAGAAGGCCAAGAAGGACCTAGAGGAGTGGAACCAGCGCCAGAGTGAACAAGTTGAAAAGAACAAGATCAACAACCGGTGAGAGGAGCTATGGGGACAGGAAGGGGCTAAGGCGACAGGAAGGGGCTGAGAGGACATAAGGGGTCTATGGGTCCATGAAGGGGCCCTGGGGACTTGATGGGCTTTGGGAACATGAGGGGTCTGTGGGGACAATGAGAGGAACTACGGCATGGGGGACTGCCTTGAGAATGGATGATTTGGTGGGAAGAACACGGAGGAAGGGGAAGCGGAAACGCCCGAGGCTGCTTCCTCGGCTGTGCGTGGAGTTCGGAGCCCTGAACTCTGAAGAGCTGATGCCCTGTTAAGCCCTCGTCTCCTCACCCAACAGCGAGGAGCAAGTTCTGCAGTCAGCAAAAGAGGTCCCAGGACCCAGGGATGGGAGCCAGACTGCCGGGGCCCAGCGGCCAgcagctgggcctgggcctcTGTGGCCATGGTCAGTGTCGCAGAGAGCAGAGGCCTGGCTGGGAGAGAAGAACCACTCTGGGTACAGGATTTTGTTGCTTGTAGAAGTGACAGTGCTTCGACCCAGAATGGCTACAGCGTTAAATGACATTAGTGGCCTGTATAACGGAAAAGTCAGGGGTAGGACAGCAGATGTGCCGAAACAGTCAGTTGGCACCCACTGTTACTGTCCctcatctcttctttcctctgtggTGCCTTCACTCTTGGGCACACACCCCTGGGATGGGGGCAAAGGTGGCCACCAGCGGCTCCAAGcttctgctctcttctcttgGCAACCTCAGTGAGAATAAAATAACCTTTTTCTCCCAATAGCTCTAGCATAAGTCCTTGACCTGACCTTCATGGGTCCGGCCCAGTGACTGGCCCAGGGGGAGGGACTCTCTGGGCGATGGACCCAGTATGGGCATTAGTCCCATTCCTTGTGTTGTGCATGGGTCAGTCCCACCCAAACCACAGGCACTGAAGTGAGGGCAGCCTGATCTGCAAAGGGCAATCAGGGTgaccttcctggaggagggggaatGGGCAGGTAAGGATAGCAGATGCCACCAGAGAACACTTTATGGAAATGGTCTCAGAGCACTTCTGAGATGGTGCCCAGGAGCCCTGCCTTTGAGGCTGTGCCCTTCCAGGTACCAGGCCTTCCAGGAAGGGAAAGGCCAGCTCTGGGAAGCCGTCACAATTCTGTTCAAGAAGCTGCTgcatgccaggctctgggctgggtACCAGGAAGACAGAGATGAGAAGGACCCAGTCTGTATCTTCAGAGAGCTCAGAGGAGAGAAACATACGTGTCCAGTTGAATTCAACAGTAGGGTCCTCGGCAGGAAGGCTGTGGAAACAAGGGCTGCCAGTGGGGAGGGACCTCCATGTGTGGGGGACCGGGCTTTGGAGGATGATTAGGAGTTCATCAGGAAAAAAGACAGCAGGGTAGGGAAGGGAAATCTAGACCTGGGAACAGAATCATATGAAAGAAAGGACGTTGTGTCTTGGGCAGCAGGGATTCAGGGCGTGGTGGGAGAGAGGTGACCTGTGCACCTGAATGCCAGTGTTGGGTAAGTGGTGGGGAGCTGCTGAATGTTTGTGAAAGGGAGGAGTAAAATGACCAGCGCTGTTTTAGAAAAGGCaccaggtgggtgggtggaggatCCCCGCTCTCCTCTCCGGGCTGTGTATGGTTGCTGAGCCTTCCAGAACTGTGCTTCCTAACACCTCTCCAACTGGAGGAACTAACGCTGTCTCTCTTTCTCAAccctctgcctgtctgtctgtcttgccATCCCGTCTTCCCCACCTAACCCGTTTCCCTCAAGGATCGCTGACAAAGCATTCTACCAGCAGCCAGATGCTGATATCATCGGCTACGTGTACGTGTGCCTCCTTTGCTCCGCTGTCTGGGGAAGCTGGAGAGGGCAAGGCCTGTGTGTGTGGCTGCCAGTTTCTCCTGCTTGTGGGGTTTAAGAATGTAGCAGTGCCAGGGCAGTGACCAGAGCAGGAGGTGCACCCCAGGGACTGGAGGACGTCTACCCCTCCAGCAAAAGCTTATTGAGGTCTATTCTGCCCGGAGGCAGCTTTGCTAAatccaggcagagaaaagaagggaatgcACTGGCCATCCCTGGGTGGGAGGGGCGAACGGCAAAGCTGCCCAATCCCCTCCCTGTGAGATGActcttgggggtgggaggtggggtgaaGAGGTCCTCTGTTGAACAAAGCAAACCCTAAGTGCCGGCTGCTGGAGGTACAAAGAAGCTCCTAGAAGCACACCCAtctttctctcctgcccccaAGTGCACTGCTCCTCCTTAGAGCTTCTGCCCGAGTTTGGCCAAGATCCCTGCCCTGACCACAAGGGGGCCCTCTCATGCGTTCCTGGTTGGTACTGTGACTAATCCAGACCAGAGATGGCAGAGGTTCTCTCTCGTTATCCCAAGTGGTCGACAGCGACACCTGGGGGTGTGTTGGGGATTGTGAAACTGAAGGGAAAAGTGCAGGGATGAGTGTATGAGGTTGGCCGCTTGCGTTAAGTGCCAAGTATTTGTTGCTCCTCGAGCTGGGCACACACTCTGATGCTGTCTGGCTAACCCTTCTCTCACAGAGCCCAGGACACCCCCGAGTAACAGCCTGCCACTTCTTCCTTCCATCCACTCTCCCGGTCCTTATGGGTACTTACCTGTGCCAGTGTCTGTCCAGACAGGAATAGGACAGACACAGTCTGTCCCGACTAGTTAATCTTGGTTGGGATCGTGTTTTGATAAGAGCTGCGTGGAGGGACACACCAAGCTCTTGGAGCCGCCCTCTGCTGGGGGAGCCAGGGTGGGCTTCAGAGACTTGAGACTTGCAGCTGGACCTTAAAGTGGGAAGAGGAATGGCTCGGTAGGGAGAGTGAGGAGAGGGGAACAGCATTCTAGGTGGGAGAAGAAGCGGCTGGGGCAAAAGTGATGACAGAAATACCTAGTTGCTTGCGGCTGCAGGCTATGTCAGTGGGGATGGATGGAGAAGGTCAGCTAGGGGCCAGCTGCAAAATGCCTGTTGGGCCCGGCTAAGACGCTTGGCCTTGATCCTGAAGGCAGCGGGGAGCCATAGGAGGTTTTGAGCAGCAGTGGGGGTGGCAGAGGGGCATGGATGCTGGGGAATAACACAGGGGGGCAGTGCTCCTGTTACACCTGAGGAAATGGTCCAGGAAGCACCCAAGGGAGTCCTGAAGAGAGGGAGAGTGTAGACCAGCGCTTCCCAGACTTTCATGTGCCTGTGAACCACTGGCATCTTGTTAAATGaaggttctgattcagtgggACTGAGGTGAGGCCctgattctgcatttctagcaagctccATGGTGAGGCTGATGCTGCAGGTCCACGCACACTATAAGCAGTAATGTCAGCGGGAAGGACCGCTCCTAGGAAAGCTTCCCTCAGCCCCACTGGCCATGCAACTCCATCCATCGTTGCAAGCCTGCAAACATCTGCCACCTGATTAGAGTCTCAGGCCAGTCAGGATCAGCAAAGTACAGGCTCTGATCCTCACTTTACAGGTCAGGAAATGAGCACAGAGCATGTAAGCAAGACCACTAGGGAGGGGCCAGGTCCCTCAACCCAGGGCCAGCTCATCCTTGGCAGAGCCCATGGGACCACCTGGACAGCTCCCCTCTGTCAGCCAGTGCCTGGTCCAGCATGGGATGAGAGGGGCGCTTCCAAGAAGAAAGGGGTTTTCCGGGGATCCTTGCTGGCCTAACAGAACACAGACCCAGCCCTCCTCACCGAAGAATCCTTCGTCTATCTTAATGATGCTCACGTTTGAGTTTTGTCCACTAAACTGTATTTACTATACTTCATCCCTCCATTGTTCCTTCAAAACTGGCTTCTACAAGTATAACTGTCAGCCAGAACTTCTGATGAAGAAGGACCAGTTTTCATTCTAACTTGATTCCCAATGAAAGCAAAGCCTAGAATGGAGCAGTCCCTAAACTGTGGCTCCAGAGAGATGACAGTCATTCTGGGCTAAAAAGAGCTGTGCCGTCATATATGCCGGGGATGTGGTGGAGTCTGTGTCCATCACTCCTCCAACGATGCCCGTTAGCACGGGAAAGGCCGAGACCCTCCTTAACTGAGTTTTCTATGCGCGTTTGACCCTTTTCTGGAGACACTCCCAGGGTCCACGGGACACTGAGACAATGCTGAACCAGGTACTTGGTTAGTCAAAGTACTGCCAGGTTCCTGGAGACCTTGAAAACGGCGGAGGTAGCACGTTAGTTCCTCCACGGGCTCCTACGTGCCAGGAGCCCCAGGTTGGGAACTTAATGGGGAGGCAATGAGCAGAGAGTGCCTCGGCTGGGGCAGGGGTGCGGGAGGGGAGGTTGCTATGCAGGGTAGGGTGGCAAGGGAAGAGCTCTGTGGGAGGGTGAGGCCCACACTCAGTCCTGAGTGACAAGAAGCAACAAGCCCTGAGCaggtgtgggggaagggcatttcaggaggaggtgacagcaagtgcagaggccctgaggcaggacccAAGGAGGCTGCTTCTGATGCCAATGCTGTTCCTGGGGGCCTGAGATCAGAGGGCAcggggctggggaggaggcctGTGGACAAACTAGCGCAGAGGAGGCTGGGCGGCACAGCCTTGCTCGGCGGGGGCAGAGCGTCACTGACTCGGGAAAGGCAGACAGCTGTGAGACCTCTGCCTGTCTCCACCTGCAGGGCATCTGAGGAGGCTTTCGTGAAGGAATCCAAGGAGGAGACCCCAGGCACAGAGTGGGAGAAGGTggcccagctgtgtgacttcaacCCCAAGAGCAGCAAGCAGTGCAAAGACGTGTCCCGCCTGCGCTCGGTGCTCATGTCCCTGAAGCAGACGCCGCTGTCCCGCTAGGTGGCAGCCACAAGCATGGCCACTGAGCAGGGGCTGGCCCTGGCAGAGGAGCAGCTGctttgggcaggggtgggggaaatgcCTCCAGCAGCTGCTGCACACAGCCTACTGGGTTCCTCCCCATCTCCCAGGACTGGGAGGGGGaaccctccccctcctcccccaccctccctcctggcCTTGTGGCCCAGCCCCTCACACCCCCTCAGTCCACAAAGTTGTGACTGTCCCtcctgatgtatttttttttcttggcttaaAGGGTGTGTTGTTAactctttttacatttatttattatcactctcatttttttctgaagtccCAATTGGTGTCAGGGCTCAGTTTGTGCTTAGAACTTTCCCAGCTTCATGGCATAGAGACAAGGTGAGGCTCTTCCCCGGGGGCCCAGGAACTCCCAGTAGGAAGTGGGTGGTGTCCCAAGCTGTCTGTATCTGCTTTCTCTACATCTCCTCGAAGGAGGAATGACAACCTCTCACAGAATTTGTTTGCAAGTTTGATCCTTTCTGATCTTTGAACAAGCCTGTGTGATGGGGATTCTATTGTCCTCATCATATACCACAGACACCTAAACTCCCAGAGGGTAAGAGGCTTCGAGGGTGGGAGAGGTGAGACCAGAGGTTCCCAGTGGAGGCTCCGTCTCAGCCTGGGTGACAGGGAGCCTCTGCCAGACCCCCTTCCTTGGGATTGGCCAGAAACCTCTGGATTTGGGGAGCCCACGGCTTTGCATCCTTCCTCTGTGCCCCTCTGTGGATTTGGGATAAACCATCAGGGACCACACCTCTTCCCCTTCAGCAGAGGTTGCAAACAGGCTACATTCAAAATATCGTGACctgtacatgtttaaaaaatttgagTAATTGCCAACCATATTAGTTTCCTAGCGCTGTCGTAACAAAGCACCAGTgtgtggcttagaacaacagaaatttattgtctaaCCATTCTGGGGGTCAGAAGTCTGAAGACAAGGCGTCAGCACATGGAAGGAATCTGGCTCCAAATGGGCCTCTGAAGGCACCAGGGAAGGATCTGTTGCAGACTTCTTTTCTAACTTCTGGCAACTTCGGGGGTTCCTGGGCTTGTAGGTGCATCACTACAATCTTGAGTTAATCTTTACATCGCCATCTTCACATCGCCTgtcctctgtgcatgtctgtctgtGCAAGTTCCCTTTTAATGACACCAGTCGGTCTTATTGGAGTAGGGTCTaccttaatgacctcattttaatttgattaccttTGTAGAGATGCTACTTCCAAGTAAGGACATCTGACGTACTGGGGaggggacttcaacatatttttcttgGAGGGTGGGAACACATAATAATGCTTACCATTAAAGAATAGTGACTATCCTCTTTAGAAGTTCCATAGTCTTCACCACTCTGTCTTGAGGCCAAAGGTCACCACAATATACTGCTTTATATTCATAATCTGTGCCTTACAGATGAGAGACCGTGGTGGGAATAAGAAACTTAGCTGGCCCTAGTCATACATGCCTCCATTTAGAAATCCAGACTCGGGTTTCCGGGTGGGATTCCCGcgcccgttctcgggaattttttttcgcttttctgtacccgaatcccgagaaaagttggtcaggaaatctggaaaatcgaacccaggtggttggtagtatcggccgcgTCACTTTGCGGAAAcaattcatcatggagaacagaaaacagtttgtatctcgggattccggaacgggaaagcgaaaaaaattcctgagatcTGACGGGAAACCCCAATCCAGACTGTCAGGGTGCCCGCGAAGGGGGTGTGTCTTCTTCACTCCCATTTTTCCCTTCTGGCCGCTTGCAGCTTGTGTTGAAACTGATGGGAGTCACACATGGAAGGAATCTGGCTCCAAATCAACACTTCTGAGCTGACCACAGACTAGGAACTCCTTTGAGGCTCTATAtcaggggtatccaaactgcggtccgcaatccattgttaattggtctgcagcaaattccaaaaatatatttagtttacttaaataaaccagctgaggcaatacatacttca
Proteins encoded in this window:
- the LOC117016551 gene encoding clathrin light chain B isoform X1, with amino-acid sequence MADDFGFFSSSLSGAPEAAEEDPAAAFLAQQESEIAGIENDEGFGAPAGGQAVLAQPGPANGAGSEDIGTTINGDVFQEANGPADGYAAIAQVDRLTQEPESIRKWREEQKKRLQELDAASKVTEQEWREKAKKDLEEWNQRQSEQVEKNKINNRIADKAFYQQPDADIIGYVASEEAFVKESKEETPGTEWEKVAQLCDFNPKSSKQCKDVSRLRSVLMSLKQTPLSR
- the LOC117016551 gene encoding clathrin light chain B isoform X2 translates to MADDFGFFSSSLSGAPEAAEEDPAAAFLAQQESEIAGIENDEGFGAPAGGQAVLAQPGPANGAGSEDIGTTINGDVFQEANGPADGYAAIAQVDRLTQEPESIRKWREEQKKRLQELDAASKVTEQEWREKAKKDLEEWNQRQSEQVEKNKINNRASEEAFVKESKEETPGTEWEKVAQLCDFNPKSSKQCKDVSRLRSVLMSLKQTPLSR